A segment of the Streptococcus dysgalactiae subsp. dysgalactiae genome:
GACTTTGAGTAATTTGTTGAAACATTATAATCAAACTGATAAGGATAATGCGATAATTCACCAAAACCGTGCTGAGTTAGCAACTGCTATGAGTGGTTTATCGCAAGGTATTCATTTCTTCCAACATGGGCAGGAATTTTTACGTGAAAAAGCAGGTGCTCACAACACTTATAATGCGGGCGATGAAAAGAATAAAATTGATTGGGAGTTAACCAGTAAGAACGTTGACGTGGTTAACTTTATGAAGTCGCTTTTAACTTTGCGTACAAATGAATCTTTGTGGCATTTGAAAGACTATGAAGCTGAAATTTTCAAAAAAATGAAAATTACCAATGCTCAGAAGGAATCTGGAATTATCACTTTTGAATTGCAAGAAGATAATGGTGATAAGTATTTAGTTGTTTTCAATAACAATACTAGTTCTGGTGATAAATCGTTGACCCTAGGAGATACTAATTCAACAAATTGGTACTACGGAAGACAAGATAATTTTACTGAATTTAAAAATACTGATGGCAATCGTGGTAAAATCAACGAGACTAACGATTTCACGAACGCCTATATTGTCACTACTAACTCCAAAAATCTTTACAATAAGATTGGTCAAATGAATGGGCAAAAAAACCATCACTATGGATCATCTTTCAGCGACCGTTCTTTATATCCCTAAAGCAGTAGAAGTAGCTAAACTAACTACTAAAGCTGATGTCACCTATATAGACCAGGAAGGTAAGAAACTTGTCATTCCTGCTAATCAAGGTGTTTCCTATTTGAAAGTAGAGTTTAATGATCCAAACAGTAAGTTTGGTTATGAGGTTTCTGGAATTGCGACGACCTCGGACCAAGAGCTTGGACATACTAAAAACGTTTTGACAAAAACTAGTGATGGTATCCAAACAGTCACAAAATACTACATGGCTGTAGATAAAGCGACAGGACATGTCGTTTCGGTAGCTCAACCAACGAGTTTTATCAACGGCACCCCTCAATCTACGGATGCTAATATTGAGTGGAAAGAAGTAACAGAAGCAGCTCCTGCAGAACTGAATGTTTCTCAAGATTCAGGTGAAGCGACTGAAGAATCTCCTAAGGGAAGTGCTGTAGGCAATAACATTGAGCAAGGTGAGTCAGTGACTCAAGAAACAACAGTAACGACTCCTATCTATGATACTTTTCTGAAAAGTATGATTTTTAAGAAAGCTGAAAAAGCAGTGAAACGAGAAAATAAGCATCAGCAAAAACAATTAAAACTGGAACGAAAAACTGCTAAAAAAATGACTAAAAAAGGTCGGGGTTATGCTTGGGGAAATAAACACTATTTTGCATTTGATGGATCGGTCTTGCATTTGGGGAAGAAAAAACATTGGTTTAGATAATAAGCAATTGTAAGGCTGCTACGTAGTCGTTATTTCCATTAGTTGTTAAATGATAAAAGAGGATTTGCATTTGGCGATTCTCTTTTTAGTGCTTTTGCTGAATGTTTTGGAAACTTGTGATAAACTAATCTAAAGGAGGATGCTATGATTCAAGGAATTATTTTTGATATGGACGGTGTATTGTTTGATACAGAGCCCTTCTATTTTAAGCGACGCGAAGCCTTTTTACTGGCTAAGGGGATTGCCATTGATCATTTGAGCGCCAAAGATTTTATTGGAGGTAATCTTCAAGAACTCTGGAAAGACTTGCTAGATGAGCATTTCACTCCTGAGGAAGCAAAAGCAGTCGCTGAAGCTTATGAATCTTACAAATTACAGCATAAGCCCCCATACGCAGAGGTCTTATTTGCTGAGGTTAGGCCTTGTCTCCAAGCTTTGAGAGATAAGAACATCAAGCTAGCCTTAGCTTCTAATTCAAATCGTGATGATATTTTATTAGCCCTAGAGACGAGTCATATTAAGGACTATTTTGAGGTTGTTTTGGCGCGTGAGGATGTCTCCCGTGGCAAGCCTTATCCTGATATTTATGAAAAAGCAGCGCAGTCACTCGGTTTACCAAAAGAAACCTTAGTAGTCGTTGAAGATAGTCAAAAAGGGATTGCGGCCGCGAAAGCTGCTAATCTGACGGTTGTTGCTGTTACTGATTACCGTTATGGGATTGATCAACAAGAGGCTGATGCTAACATCGATCACCTTATGCAACTTTGTGCAACAATTGAGCAGTTTTAGTCATGTGAGGCAAAGGTTTTTGCTTTGAAACTCTCAAGCACATTAAGATAGGAAGGTCTTGGATGCTATTTCTCAAGGCCTTTTTGATTTGTGCAAAAGAATGCGCTTTCAACTTTTTGCTGGCATTTTTGCTGAATAACCTTTACAATGAAAAAGTAGTTAGCTGGACCCCTCTGAGTGGTATCTAGCTTCTTGATATGATGACAAGCGATAAGGAGTGGTTACCGAACATGTCAAAGTACTATCGTCTCTTGAAAGAAAAATTCCCAACAAAGTCTTCTCTGGCTACCGAAATGATTAACCTAGAAGCCATTTGCCATTTGCCCAAAGGAACCGAGCATTTTCTAAGTGATCTTCATGGAGAATATGAGGCCTTTGATTACCTCTTGCGAAATGGTTCTGGATCCATCAAAAAGAAATTACAGGAATGTTTTCCCGACAAAGACCCTGGGACCATTGACCTGCTTTGTCAGTACATTTACTACCCTGCTGAAAAAATCAATGCTAATACCTTGTTCTCGGAACAAGCATTGCAAGAAGAATTAACCGGCTTTCTACCCGACCTATTGCAGTTGGTTAAGTACATCGGAGGCAAGTATACTCGCTCTAAAGTGAGAAAATTGTTACCCAAAGATTACGCCTATATCATGGAAGAATTGTTGACGGAAGGCCAACCTGATAAAAATAAAGAAAATTATTATTCAGCAATTATTGGTAAAGTGATTGAACTCAAGCAGTTGGAAAATCTCTTTATTGCTTTTGCGACCTTGATTCAGCAGTTAGCCATTGATCATTTGCACGTGGTGGGAGATATTTTTGACCGTGGGAAATACCCTGACTTGATTTTGGATCGGCTCATGACTTTTCAGCATATTGATATTCAGTGGGGTAACCACGACATCACCTGGATGGGTGCAGTTTCTGGATCGATGATTTGCATGGTCAATGTGATTCGGATTGCAGCGAGGTACAACAGCATTGAGCTCATTGAAGACCGCTACGGAATTAACCTTCGTCGCTTGATTGATTATAGCCAAACCTACTTTACCCCTAAGGTCGTTTTTCAGCCTATTTTGGATGGGGATGTGATTTCAGAACAAGATGAGCGGGTGTTGAATTGTTTGCAGCAGGCTACAGCTTTACTACAATTCAAGCTGGAACATCAATTGATTCACCGTCGGCCTGAATTTGAGATGATGGCGTCGAGCGCCTTAGACCGCATTCGACCAGAAAGTGAGGAAATGCTGGTGGGTGAGAAAACCTACCCACTAACTGATTTTCCTTTTGACATGGTGGACTGGCAAGCTCCTGGAAGCCTAACCACAGAAGAAGAGGACTTATTGGATGATTTGCTTGAGCGTTTCCAACAATCAGACCGCCTGCGTCATCACATAGAATTCCTCTTTTCGAAAGGTGCTATCTATCATATTTCCAATAATCATTTGCTTTATCACGGTTGTATCCCCATGCATTCCAACGGTGATTTTAAATCCATTTGCTTACAGGGACACTTTTTATCTGGCAAAACCCTGATGGATTTTTACGAAGAAAAAGTGAGGCAAGCCTATCAAAACCCTGATATTCAGGACGATTTTGCGACCGATTTGTTTTGGTATTTGTGGTGCGGAGAAGGGTCTTCTCTATTTGGCAAGCAGCGCATGACCACTTTCGAACGTTATTATATTGAGGACAAGGAAACTCATAAAGAAAAGAAAAATCCTTATTATCACTTAAGGGAAAAAGAAGACATCTGCCAACGTCTTTTGGCTGAATTTACTTTGGATGAAACAGGGCATATTGTCAATGGGCACACGCCTGTCCAGGAAAAGAGTGGTGAGATTCCGATTAAAGCTGGTGGGAAAATGATTATTATTGATGGTGGATTGGCGAAAGGTTATCAGAAAAAAACTGGTATCGCAGGCTATACCTTAATTTCCAACAGTTACGGTTTAGAGTTGGTGGCTCATAACCCCTTTTCATCAGTGGAAGCTGTTTTAAATGGAGAGTGTGACATTATTTTTATCAAACGATTGGTCGAAGAAGTGGCCGAACGCACCTTGGTCAAACAGACAGATAATGGCAAGGAGCTCCTCAAAGAAATTGAAGACCTGCATTACCTCTACCACCATTTTGATGAGTATTAAGCCTTGTTTAAGGTTCTTTTGAGACAATAGCAAAGCCTTAACAGGACTGTCCTATCAAGTAAGGAAAATGTGGAGAACATAAGTCTCTTTTGTGTTGAGTGATGACCTTACTAAACTAAAAGCAAAAAAGGTGGACTTTTGTCTTCCCTTTTTTGTTGTTACAGTAGCTGACTTTTACGGTGAATTTTCTGATGGGGAAGCTTTTGTTGAATTGTCATCCTTTCGTCTTGAAGTCTTAACTTATTTCGATTATGATAGTAGTATGAACATTAAGGCAGACATTCAGGCATTGGCTAAGGAAATTGGCATTTCAAAAATCGGCTTTACCACCGCAGATGATTTTTCTTATTTAGAGAAATCGTTGCGCCTTGGTGTCGAAGAGGGGCGCACTACTGGCTTTGAACACAAGGTGATTGAGGAGAGAATTAAGCCAAAATTATCGCTGGCTTCTGCCAAAACCATTATTTCCATTGCTGTTGCTTATCCCCATAAATTACCTGTCCAACCTCCAAAAACAAGTTATAAACGGGGAAAAATCACACCTAATTCTTGGGGGCTAGACTATCATCATGTGTTGCAAGATAAATTGCAGCGACTAGCAGAAGGTATCGAAGCCTTAACGGCTGATTTTGAATACAAGGGCATGGTAGATACAGGTGCCTTAGTTGATACTGCTGTGGCAAGACGGGCAGGAATTGGCTTCATTGGCAAAAATGGTTTGGTTATTTCTAAAGAATTTGGCTCCTATATGTACTTGGGGGAATTGATTACAAACCTTGACATTGAGCCTGACCAACCTGTGGATTACGACTGTGGAGATTGCAGACGGTGTTTAGATGCCTGTCCGACCTCATGTTTGATTGGGGATGGCACTATGAATGCTAGGCGTTGTTTGTCTTTCCAGACCCAGGATAAGGGTATGATGGCACTCGAGTTTCGTAAAAAAATCAAAACGGTTATCTATGGCTGTGATATTTGTCAAATTTGTTGCCCTTATAATAAAGGGATTGACAATCCCTTGGCATCACCTATTGATCCAGAACTAGCTATGCCAGAATTAGTGCCTTTTTTGGAATTGAGCAATAAGTCGTTTAAAAAAACCTTTGGTATGATTGCAGGTTCTTGGCGGGGGAAAAACATTCTTCAGCGTAATGCTATTATCGCACTAGCCAATGCGCATGATCGAAGTGCCATTCCAAAACTTTTGGAAATCATTGATCAGAACAATAATCCGATTCATACAGCTACAGCTATCTGGGCTCTAGGAGAATTAATCAAAAAGCCTAATCCAGACATGCTGGCCTTTATGAAGAACCTTTCTCTAGAGCATGAAGAGTCCAAAGAAGAGCTTGAAAGTCTACTCACAAAGTGGCAGAAGGCTTGATTTTATGATAAAATAAACAACGTTTAGCAAGCAAATAGAGAGAACGTATTGATAAACTCGAATCTGCTTTTAAAAGAAATGAAACGAAAGAGGAATCCAATATGGAAATAGCAGAAATGCGCCAAAAAATAGTAGAAAACAAAGAGAAGTTGACTAGCTTCAGGAGGTCTCTTTGACTTAGATGGTCTAGAAGAAGAAATTGCTCTTTTGGAGCATCAAATGACAGAGTCTGACTTTTGGAATGACAATATCGCAGCTCAAAAAACCTCACAAAAACTGAATGAGCTGAAGTCTACCTACGAGACCTTCCACAATATGCAAGAACTCTCTGATGAGACAGAACTGTACTTAGAAATGCTTGAGGAAGATGACAGTGTCAAGGACGACTTGGAGGCTAGCTTAGAGACATTAGGTCAGATTTTGGCGAGTTATGAGATGACCTTGCTCCTATCAGAGCCTTATGACCATAACAATGCCATTTTAGAGATTCATCCAGGGTCAGGTGGTACTGAGGCTCAGGACTGGGCAGACATGCTCTTTCGGATGTACACGCGCTTTGGGAATGCCAAAGGTTTTAAGGTAGAAACCTTGGATTATCAGGCAGGCGATGAGGCTGGTATTAAGTCGGTCACCCTTTCTTTTGAGGGACCAAATGCTTATGGCTTTTTAAAATCCGAAATGGGTGTCCACCGTCTGGTTCGGATTTCACCATTTGATTCGGCCAAACGCCGCCACACGTCTTTTGTATCTGTGGAGGTTATGCCAGAATTAGATGACACCATTGAAGTGGACATTCGTGATGATGACATTAAAATGGATACCTTCCGTTCAGGCGGTGCTGGTGGTCAGAACGTCAATAAGGTATCAACTGGGGTGCGTTTGACCCATATTCCAACAGGCATTGTTGTGGCCTCAACGGTTGATCGTACTCAATACGGAAACAGAGACCGTGCCATGAAAATGTTGCAGGCCAAACTCTATCAATTAGAGCAGGAGAAAAAAGCTGCTGAGGTCAACGCCCTTAAAGGAGATAAAAAAGAAATCACTTGGGGGAGCCAGATTCGTTCCTACGTTTTCACCCCTTATACCATGGTTAAGGATCACCGAACAAACTATGAGGTGGCTCAAGTGGATAAGGTCATGGACGGTGAGATCGAGGGCTTTATCGACGCTTACCTTAAGTGGCGCATGAGTGATAATTAAACTAATCATGTGTTAACGATTATTGTAAAGAAAGAAGAGTAAGATGGCATTAATTGAAATGAAAGGTGTTTCAAAGAAATACCGCCGCTCAACGACCGCCCTTAGAGACATTAATGTTTCTGTTAACCAAGGTGAATTTGTTTACCTGGTTGGTCCGTCAGGAGCAGGGAAATCAACCTTTATCAAGCTCCTTTACCGGGAAGAAAAATTAAGTTCAGGTAAGCTGTACGTCGGTGAGTTTGATTTGACCAAGCTTAAATCTCGAGATGTTCCTATTCTACGCCGTCATATAGGGGTAGTTTTCCAGGACTACAAGTTACTTCCAAAGAAAACGGTGTTTGAAAATGTTGCTTATGCCATGGAAGTTATTGGGGAAAAGCGCCGCCATATTAAAAAACGCGTTCCAGAAGTTCTCGATTTAGTTGGTTTGAAACACAAGATGAGATCTTTCCCTAACCAGTTATCTGGTGGGGAGCAGCAGCGTGTCGCAATTGCACGCGCCATTGTTAATAATCCCAAGCTGTTGATTGCTGATGAGCCGACTGGTAACTTAGACCCTGAAATTTCTTGGGAAATCATGCAGTTGCTTGAACGTATTAACCTTCAAGGGACAACAATCTTGATGGCCACTCACAATAGTCACATTGTAAACACCTTACGCCACCGTGTGATTGCCATTGAAGATGGTCGTGTGGTTCGTGATGAAATGGAAGGAGATTACGGTTATGATGATTAGATACTTTTTCCGTCATATTTGGGAATCCATTAAAAACCTTAAACGTAACTTTTGGATGACCTTTGCTTCTGTTAGTATGGTCACTGTCACCTTAACATTGGTTGGGGTTTTCACAGCCACCCTACTAAATATTCAGCGGGTTGCTTCGGGTGTTGAAAACAATATTCAAATTAATACCTACCTTCAAGTTGATTCAACTGATGCTGCTAAAGTGGTGCAAAATACCGCCGGTGAACAGGTTGATAATGAGAATTACCATAAGGTCTATGACCAAATCGCTCAACTGAAAGGGGTTCAAAAAATCACCTTTTCAAGTAAAGATGAGCAATTGAAAAAATTACAAGATACGTTAGGTGATGTTTGGGACATGTATGATGAGGACACTAATCCTCTACAAGATATCTACATTGTTGAAACCAAGACAGCCAAGCAGGTAAAAGGGGTGACCAAACAAATCAAGGCTATTGAAGGGGTAGAGGATGCTGATTACGGAGGCATCAACTCTGACAAACTCTTTAAGTTCTCCAAAATGATTCAAACTTGGGGACTGATTGGGACTGCCTTGCTCTTATTTGTAGCCATCTTCCTTATTTCTAACACTGTTCGGATGACCATCATGTCTCGTCAACGTGACATTGAAATCATGCGTTTGGTAGGGGCTAAGAATTCTTATATCCGTGGTCCATTCTTCTTTGAAGGGGCTTGGGTCGGCTTACTAGGAGCTATTTTGCCAGCCTTACTTATTTATTATGGTTATGACTTTGCCTATAAGCACTTCATGCCAGATTTACAAGTGAACAATCTATCACTGTATCCTATCAATCCTTATGTTTATGGTTTGATTGGGGCTTTGTTTGTCATCGGTGTTATCATCGGTTCACTTGGTTCAGTTCTTTCCATGAGACGTTATTTGAAATTCTAAACCATCAGAACTTCTGAAGTGATCAGAAGTTCTTTTTTTGATATGGCTAACGAAAAAATCAGCAGTCGTAAAACGACGGCTGATTGCTAAAATAGATGTTTAACGGCTGATTGCTAAAATAGATGTTTAACGGCTGATTGCTAAAATAGATGTTTAACGAAAGATACTTCTCTTTCGCATTAGTGGAAGAAGGGG
Coding sequences within it:
- a CDS encoding HAD family hydrolase; this translates as MIQGIIFDMDGVLFDTEPFYFKRREAFLLAKGIAIDHLSAKDFIGGNLQELWKDLLDEHFTPEEAKAVAEAYESYKLQHKPPYAEVLFAEVRPCLQALRDKNIKLALASNSNRDDILLALETSHIKDYFEVVLAREDVSRGKPYPDIYEKAAQSLGLPKETLVVVEDSQKGIAAAKAANLTVVAVTDYRYGIDQQEADANIDHLMQLCATIEQF
- a CDS encoding fructose-1,6-bisphosphatase: MSKYYRLLKEKFPTKSSLATEMINLEAICHLPKGTEHFLSDLHGEYEAFDYLLRNGSGSIKKKLQECFPDKDPGTIDLLCQYIYYPAEKINANTLFSEQALQEELTGFLPDLLQLVKYIGGKYTRSKVRKLLPKDYAYIMEELLTEGQPDKNKENYYSAIIGKVIELKQLENLFIAFATLIQQLAIDHLHVVGDIFDRGKYPDLILDRLMTFQHIDIQWGNHDITWMGAVSGSMICMVNVIRIAARYNSIELIEDRYGINLRRLIDYSQTYFTPKVVFQPILDGDVISEQDERVLNCLQQATALLQFKLEHQLIHRRPEFEMMASSALDRIRPESEEMLVGEKTYPLTDFPFDMVDWQAPGSLTTEEEDLLDDLLERFQQSDRLRHHIEFLFSKGAIYHISNNHLLYHGCIPMHSNGDFKSICLQGHFLSGKTLMDFYEEKVRQAYQNPDIQDDFATDLFWYLWCGEGSSLFGKQRMTTFERYYIEDKETHKEKKNPYYHLREKEDICQRLLAEFTLDETGHIVNGHTPVQEKSGEIPIKAGGKMIIIDGGLAKGYQKKTGIAGYTLISNSYGLELVAHNPFSSVEAVLNGECDIIFIKRLVEEVAERTLVKQTDNGKELLKEIEDLHYLYHHFDEY
- the queG gene encoding tRNA epoxyqueuosine(34) reductase QueG, with the protein product MNIKADIQALAKEIGISKIGFTTADDFSYLEKSLRLGVEEGRTTGFEHKVIEERIKPKLSLASAKTIISIAVAYPHKLPVQPPKTSYKRGKITPNSWGLDYHHVLQDKLQRLAEGIEALTADFEYKGMVDTGALVDTAVARRAGIGFIGKNGLVISKEFGSYMYLGELITNLDIEPDQPVDYDCGDCRRCLDACPTSCLIGDGTMNARRCLSFQTQDKGMMALEFRKKIKTVIYGCDICQICCPYNKGIDNPLASPIDPELAMPELVPFLELSNKSFKKTFGMIAGSWRGKNILQRNAIIALANAHDRSAIPKLLEIIDQNNNPIHTATAIWALGELIKKPNPDMLAFMKNLSLEHEESKEELESLLTKWQKA
- the prfB gene encoding peptide chain release factor 2 (programmed frameshift) is translated as MEIAEMRQKIVENKEKLTSFRRSLDLDGLEEEIALLEHQMTESDFWNDNIAAQKTSQKLNELKSTYETFHNMQELSDETELYLEMLEEDDSVKDDLEASLETLGQILASYEMTLLLSEPYDHNNAILEIHPGSGGTEAQDWADMLFRMYTRFGNAKGFKVETLDYQAGDEAGIKSVTLSFEGPNAYGFLKSEMGVHRLVRISPFDSAKRRHTSFVSVEVMPELDDTIEVDIRDDDIKMDTFRSGGAGGQNVNKVSTGVRLTHIPTGIVVASTVDRTQYGNRDRAMKMLQAKLYQLEQEKKAAEVNALKGDKKEITWGSQIRSYVFTPYTMVKDHRTNYEVAQVDKVMDGEIEGFIDAYLKWRMSDN
- the ftsE gene encoding cell division ATP-binding protein FtsE, which produces MALIEMKGVSKKYRRSTTALRDINVSVNQGEFVYLVGPSGAGKSTFIKLLYREEKLSSGKLYVGEFDLTKLKSRDVPILRRHIGVVFQDYKLLPKKTVFENVAYAMEVIGEKRRHIKKRVPEVLDLVGLKHKMRSFPNQLSGGEQQRVAIARAIVNNPKLLIADEPTGNLDPEISWEIMQLLERINLQGTTILMATHNSHIVNTLRHRVIAIEDGRVVRDEMEGDYGYDD
- the ftsX gene encoding permease-like cell division protein FtsX — protein: MIRYFFRHIWESIKNLKRNFWMTFASVSMVTVTLTLVGVFTATLLNIQRVASGVENNIQINTYLQVDSTDAAKVVQNTAGEQVDNENYHKVYDQIAQLKGVQKITFSSKDEQLKKLQDTLGDVWDMYDEDTNPLQDIYIVETKTAKQVKGVTKQIKAIEGVEDADYGGINSDKLFKFSKMIQTWGLIGTALLLFVAIFLISNTVRMTIMSRQRDIEIMRLVGAKNSYIRGPFFFEGAWVGLLGAILPALLIYYGYDFAYKHFMPDLQVNNLSLYPINPYVYGLIGALFVIGVIIGSLGSVLSMRRYLKF